In a single window of the Gossypium hirsutum isolate 1008001.06 chromosome A13, Gossypium_hirsutum_v2.1, whole genome shotgun sequence genome:
- the LOC107893594 gene encoding protein tesmin/TSO1-like CXC 3 isoform X5, with amino-acid sequence MDTPDKTQITPTSNLSKFEDSPVFKYIDSLSPIELAKSRQTDNGFSSLAFLSPSSLFPSPQITCHRESRFSVKRHHFLEPLNSRVARSGHESNTSEGASKVDEHLGCLNNDSSSKETSSDQLDKQPNLATDLPRTLKYDCRSPDGDFEPCNEILKKTNVEVAGQERSPFQCNRDKWEERQQSFQNERDLRKICGIKQSEESAGPDWVAVLSDVADMLTMNSSIIHANTDGRDWRTTNSGTTSFISNILQFPLDKANNSENAEFGDPSGSCKQSESGEPVMDRMHGILSTCLPDELVVNDSGLKKDDKEGNCNESNHQQFSIRRRCLVFEKSPGFGLHLNSLPNIPKGQSPLSKSTLSSTNRGEVPDDNKGVVTENSYEMPATFGGNEADHNSPEKKRQKFEIVEESVACKRCNCKRSKCLKLYCDCFAAGLYCIEPCSCQDCFNKPIHENVVLETRRQIESRNPLAFAPKVIRTTNGVSDSMGEINKTPASARHKRGCNCKRSSCLKKYCECFQAGVGCSLSCRCEGCKNSFGRKEGGCESESDGDNLEACEKNASEKSSHDTVISNGQEHLDLSVPSPDISRWGNIFPFVFHCFCRFLFEGMTFFLKFTVTENNGNSGPLLPQLAVTR; translated from the exons atggataCACCAGATAAAACCCAGATCACTCCAACTTCTAATCTTTCCAAATTTGAg GATTCACCTGTCTTTAAGTACATTGACAGCCTTTCACCTATTGAGCTAGCCAAGTCCAGGCAAACAGATAATGGTTTCAGTTCACTAGCTTTTTTGTCCCCTTCATCTTTGTTTCCTTCCCCACAGATCACTTGCCATAGGGAATCCAGGTTTTCGGTTAAAAG GCATCATTTCTTGGAACCTTTGAACTCTAGAGTCGCTCGGAGTGGTCATGAATCTAATACTAGTGAGGGAGCTTCAAAAGTTGATGAACATTTGGGATGTCTCAATAATGATAGTTCATCCAAAGAAACTAGCAGTGATCAACTTGATAAGCAACCAAATCTAGCAACAGACTTGCCAAGAACTTTAAAATATGATTGTCGGAGTCCTGATGGTGACTTTGAGCCTTGTAATGAGATATTGAAAAAAACAAATGTGGAAGTGGCAGGACAAGAAAGATCTCCTTTCCAATGCAATAGGGATAAATGGGAAGAGAGGCAGCAGTCATTTCAAAATGAAAGAGATTTGCGTAAAATATGTGGAATTAAGCAGAGTGAAGAATCAGCAGGGCCTGACTGGGTAGCAGTTCTTTCTGATGTTGCTGATATGTTGACAATGAATTCATCTATAATACATGCAAATACTGATGGGCGGGACTGGAGAACAACAAACTCTGGGACAACCTCTTTTATATCAAATATCCTGCAGTTCCCACTAGATAAAGCCAATAATTCAGAAAATGCGGAATTTGGTGATCCTAGTGGTTCTTGCAAACAAAGTGAATCTGGAGAGCCAGTGATGGATCGGATGCACGGCATCCTGTCTACTTGTCTACCAGATGAACTAGTAGTCAATGATTCAGGTTTGAAAAAGGATGACAAGGAGGGGAACTGCAACGAGTCCAACCATCAG CAGTTCAGCATACGTCGGCGCTGTTTGGTATTTGAGAAGTCACCTGGTTTTGGTTTACACTTGAATTCTCTACCAAACATCCCAAAAG GTCAAAGTCCTCTTAGTAAATCAACTCTAAGCTCTACGAACAGGGGTGAGGTTCCTGATGACAACAAAGGTGTGGTTACAGAAAATTCTTATGAGATGCCTGCTACTTTTGGTGGCAATGAGGCTGATCATAATAGTCCTGAGAAGAAGAG GCAAAAGTTTGAAATTGTCGAGGAGAGTGTGGCATGCAAGCGATGTAACTGTAAGAGATCAAAATGCTTGAAGCT TTATTGTGATTGCTTTGCTGCTGGTCTGTATTGTATTGAGCCTTGTTCATGTCAAGATTGCTTCAACAAGCCAATTCATGAAAACGTGGTTTTAGAGACTCGCAGGCAGATTGAATCTCGCAATCCACTAGCATTTGCACCCAAAGTGATTAGAACCACAAATGGTGTTTCAGACTCCATG GGTGAAATTAACAAAACTCCGGCTTCAGCCAGGCATAAAAGAGGATGCAATTGTAAAAGATCAAGTTGCTTAAAGAAATACTGCGAGTGTTTTCAG GCTGGCGTTGGATGCTCCCTCAGCTGTAGATGTGAAGGTTGTAAAAATAGTTTTGGTCGGAAAGAAG GAGGTTGTGAATCTGAATCTGATGGGGACAACTTAGAGGCGTGCGAAAAAAATGCATCAGAGAAAAGCTCACACGACACTGTAATCAGTAACGGTCAAGAGCATCTAGACCTTTCAGTGCCTTCTCCTGATATTTCAAG GTGGGGGAATATATTCCCTTTTGTTTTTCACTGTTTCTGTCGATTTTTGTTTGAGGggatgactttttttttaaaatttactgtAACGGAAAATAACGGGAATAGCGGCCCGTTATTGCCGCAATTGGCCGTTACCCGTTAA
- the LOC107893594 gene encoding protein tesmin/TSO1-like CXC 3 isoform X6, protein MDTPDKTQITPTSNLSKFEDSPVFKYIDSLSPIELAKSRQTDNGFSSLAFLSPSSLFPSPQITCHRESRFSVKRHHFLEPLNSRVARSGHESNTSEGASKVDEHLGCLNNDSSSKETSSDQLDKQPNLATDLPRTLKYDCRSPDGDFEPCNEILKKTNVEVAGQERSPFQCNRDKWEERQQSFQNERDLRKICGIKQSEESAGPDWVAVLSDVADMLTMNSSIIHANTDGRDWRTTNSGTTSFISNILQFPLDKANNSENAEFGDPSGSCKQSESGEPVMDRMHGILSTCLPDELVVNDSGLKKDDKEGNCNESNHQFSIRRRCLVFEKSPGFGLHLNSLPNIPKGQSPLSKSTLSSTNRGEVPDDNKGVVTENSYEMPATFGGNEADHNSPEKKRQKFEIVEESVACKRCNCKRSKCLKLYCDCFAAGLYCIEPCSCQDCFNKPIHENVVLETRRQIESRNPLAFAPKVIRTTNGVSDSMGEINKTPASARHKRGCNCKRSSCLKKYCECFQAGVGCSLSCRCEGCKNSFGRKEGGCESESDGDNLEACEKNASEKSSHDTVISNGQEHLDLSVPSPDISRWGNIFPFVFHCFCRFLFEGMTFFLKFTVTENNGNSGPLLPQLAVTR, encoded by the exons atggataCACCAGATAAAACCCAGATCACTCCAACTTCTAATCTTTCCAAATTTGAg GATTCACCTGTCTTTAAGTACATTGACAGCCTTTCACCTATTGAGCTAGCCAAGTCCAGGCAAACAGATAATGGTTTCAGTTCACTAGCTTTTTTGTCCCCTTCATCTTTGTTTCCTTCCCCACAGATCACTTGCCATAGGGAATCCAGGTTTTCGGTTAAAAG GCATCATTTCTTGGAACCTTTGAACTCTAGAGTCGCTCGGAGTGGTCATGAATCTAATACTAGTGAGGGAGCTTCAAAAGTTGATGAACATTTGGGATGTCTCAATAATGATAGTTCATCCAAAGAAACTAGCAGTGATCAACTTGATAAGCAACCAAATCTAGCAACAGACTTGCCAAGAACTTTAAAATATGATTGTCGGAGTCCTGATGGTGACTTTGAGCCTTGTAATGAGATATTGAAAAAAACAAATGTGGAAGTGGCAGGACAAGAAAGATCTCCTTTCCAATGCAATAGGGATAAATGGGAAGAGAGGCAGCAGTCATTTCAAAATGAAAGAGATTTGCGTAAAATATGTGGAATTAAGCAGAGTGAAGAATCAGCAGGGCCTGACTGGGTAGCAGTTCTTTCTGATGTTGCTGATATGTTGACAATGAATTCATCTATAATACATGCAAATACTGATGGGCGGGACTGGAGAACAACAAACTCTGGGACAACCTCTTTTATATCAAATATCCTGCAGTTCCCACTAGATAAAGCCAATAATTCAGAAAATGCGGAATTTGGTGATCCTAGTGGTTCTTGCAAACAAAGTGAATCTGGAGAGCCAGTGATGGATCGGATGCACGGCATCCTGTCTACTTGTCTACCAGATGAACTAGTAGTCAATGATTCAGGTTTGAAAAAGGATGACAAGGAGGGGAACTGCAACGAGTCCAACCATCAG TTCAGCATACGTCGGCGCTGTTTGGTATTTGAGAAGTCACCTGGTTTTGGTTTACACTTGAATTCTCTACCAAACATCCCAAAAG GTCAAAGTCCTCTTAGTAAATCAACTCTAAGCTCTACGAACAGGGGTGAGGTTCCTGATGACAACAAAGGTGTGGTTACAGAAAATTCTTATGAGATGCCTGCTACTTTTGGTGGCAATGAGGCTGATCATAATAGTCCTGAGAAGAAGAG GCAAAAGTTTGAAATTGTCGAGGAGAGTGTGGCATGCAAGCGATGTAACTGTAAGAGATCAAAATGCTTGAAGCT TTATTGTGATTGCTTTGCTGCTGGTCTGTATTGTATTGAGCCTTGTTCATGTCAAGATTGCTTCAACAAGCCAATTCATGAAAACGTGGTTTTAGAGACTCGCAGGCAGATTGAATCTCGCAATCCACTAGCATTTGCACCCAAAGTGATTAGAACCACAAATGGTGTTTCAGACTCCATG GGTGAAATTAACAAAACTCCGGCTTCAGCCAGGCATAAAAGAGGATGCAATTGTAAAAGATCAAGTTGCTTAAAGAAATACTGCGAGTGTTTTCAG GCTGGCGTTGGATGCTCCCTCAGCTGTAGATGTGAAGGTTGTAAAAATAGTTTTGGTCGGAAAGAAG GAGGTTGTGAATCTGAATCTGATGGGGACAACTTAGAGGCGTGCGAAAAAAATGCATCAGAGAAAAGCTCACACGACACTGTAATCAGTAACGGTCAAGAGCATCTAGACCTTTCAGTGCCTTCTCCTGATATTTCAAG GTGGGGGAATATATTCCCTTTTGTTTTTCACTGTTTCTGTCGATTTTTGTTTGAGGggatgactttttttttaaaatttactgtAACGGAAAATAACGGGAATAGCGGCCCGTTATTGCCGCAATTGGCCGTTACCCGTTAA
- the LOC107893594 gene encoding protein tesmin/TSO1-like CXC 3 isoform X2 — translation MDTPDKTQITPTSNLSKFEDSPVFKYIDSLSPIELAKSRQTDNGFSSLAFLSPSSLFPSPQITCHRESRFSVKRHHFLEPLNSRVARSGHESNTSEGASKVDEHLGCLNNDSSSKETSSDQLDKQPNLATDLPRTLKYDCRSPDGDFEPCNEILKKTNVEVAGQERSPFQCNRDKWEERQQSFQNERDLRKICGIKQSEESAGPDWVAVLSDVADMLTMNSSIIHANTDGRDWRTTNSGTTSFISNILQFPLDKANNSENAEFGDPSGSCKQSESGEPVMDRMHGILSTCLPDELVVNDSGLKKDDKEGNCNESNHQFSIRRRCLVFEKSPGFGLHLNSLPNIPKGQSPLSKSTLSSTNRGEVPDDNKGVVTENSYEMPATFGGNEADHNSPEKKRQKFEIVEESVACKRCNCKRSKCLKLYCDCFAAGLYCIEPCSCQDCFNKPIHENVVLETRRQIESRNPLAFAPKVIRTTNGVSDSMGEINKTPASARHKRGCNCKRSSCLKKYCECFQAGVGCSLSCRCEGCKNSFGRKEGGCESESDGDNLEACEKNASEKSSHDTVISNGQEHLDLSVPSPDISRLPFAYSGKLAAFFPHSIKSSPQLCGTQEQGSSHTSSCKPKLESNLDGIPESGTPEIPKHKCFTLVSNPTSPNCKGVFSTPNHDSTSSSTKWRSRKLILRSVPSFPSFSPP, via the exons atggataCACCAGATAAAACCCAGATCACTCCAACTTCTAATCTTTCCAAATTTGAg GATTCACCTGTCTTTAAGTACATTGACAGCCTTTCACCTATTGAGCTAGCCAAGTCCAGGCAAACAGATAATGGTTTCAGTTCACTAGCTTTTTTGTCCCCTTCATCTTTGTTTCCTTCCCCACAGATCACTTGCCATAGGGAATCCAGGTTTTCGGTTAAAAG GCATCATTTCTTGGAACCTTTGAACTCTAGAGTCGCTCGGAGTGGTCATGAATCTAATACTAGTGAGGGAGCTTCAAAAGTTGATGAACATTTGGGATGTCTCAATAATGATAGTTCATCCAAAGAAACTAGCAGTGATCAACTTGATAAGCAACCAAATCTAGCAACAGACTTGCCAAGAACTTTAAAATATGATTGTCGGAGTCCTGATGGTGACTTTGAGCCTTGTAATGAGATATTGAAAAAAACAAATGTGGAAGTGGCAGGACAAGAAAGATCTCCTTTCCAATGCAATAGGGATAAATGGGAAGAGAGGCAGCAGTCATTTCAAAATGAAAGAGATTTGCGTAAAATATGTGGAATTAAGCAGAGTGAAGAATCAGCAGGGCCTGACTGGGTAGCAGTTCTTTCTGATGTTGCTGATATGTTGACAATGAATTCATCTATAATACATGCAAATACTGATGGGCGGGACTGGAGAACAACAAACTCTGGGACAACCTCTTTTATATCAAATATCCTGCAGTTCCCACTAGATAAAGCCAATAATTCAGAAAATGCGGAATTTGGTGATCCTAGTGGTTCTTGCAAACAAAGTGAATCTGGAGAGCCAGTGATGGATCGGATGCACGGCATCCTGTCTACTTGTCTACCAGATGAACTAGTAGTCAATGATTCAGGTTTGAAAAAGGATGACAAGGAGGGGAACTGCAACGAGTCCAACCATCAG TTCAGCATACGTCGGCGCTGTTTGGTATTTGAGAAGTCACCTGGTTTTGGTTTACACTTGAATTCTCTACCAAACATCCCAAAAG GTCAAAGTCCTCTTAGTAAATCAACTCTAAGCTCTACGAACAGGGGTGAGGTTCCTGATGACAACAAAGGTGTGGTTACAGAAAATTCTTATGAGATGCCTGCTACTTTTGGTGGCAATGAGGCTGATCATAATAGTCCTGAGAAGAAGAG GCAAAAGTTTGAAATTGTCGAGGAGAGTGTGGCATGCAAGCGATGTAACTGTAAGAGATCAAAATGCTTGAAGCT TTATTGTGATTGCTTTGCTGCTGGTCTGTATTGTATTGAGCCTTGTTCATGTCAAGATTGCTTCAACAAGCCAATTCATGAAAACGTGGTTTTAGAGACTCGCAGGCAGATTGAATCTCGCAATCCACTAGCATTTGCACCCAAAGTGATTAGAACCACAAATGGTGTTTCAGACTCCATG GGTGAAATTAACAAAACTCCGGCTTCAGCCAGGCATAAAAGAGGATGCAATTGTAAAAGATCAAGTTGCTTAAAGAAATACTGCGAGTGTTTTCAG GCTGGCGTTGGATGCTCCCTCAGCTGTAGATGTGAAGGTTGTAAAAATAGTTTTGGTCGGAAAGAAG GAGGTTGTGAATCTGAATCTGATGGGGACAACTTAGAGGCGTGCGAAAAAAATGCATCAGAGAAAAGCTCACACGACACTGTAATCAGTAACGGTCAAGAGCATCTAGACCTTTCAGTGCCTTCTCCTGATATTTCAAG GCTGCCATTTGCATACAGTGGGAAGCTTGCAGCATTTTTTCCCCATTCCATTAAATCATCTCCTCAGTTGTGCGGTACTCAAGAACAAGGTTCATCACATACTTCGTCATGTAAGCCCAAGTTGGAGTCAAATCTTGATGGAATTCCAGAAAGTGGAACTCCTGAGATTCCCAAACATAAATGCTTCACACTTGTTTCAAATCCAACATCTCCCAACTGTAAAGGAGTTTTTTCAACTCCAAATCATGATTCCACTTCTTCATCCACTAAATGGCGTAGTAGGAAGTTGATTCTGAGATCTGTCCCTTCTTTCCCATCATTTTCTCCGCCATGA
- the LOC107893594 gene encoding protein tesmin/TSO1-like CXC 3 isoform X1, whose amino-acid sequence MDTPDKTQITPTSNLSKFEDSPVFKYIDSLSPIELAKSRQTDNGFSSLAFLSPSSLFPSPQITCHRESRFSVKRHHFLEPLNSRVARSGHESNTSEGASKVDEHLGCLNNDSSSKETSSDQLDKQPNLATDLPRTLKYDCRSPDGDFEPCNEILKKTNVEVAGQERSPFQCNRDKWEERQQSFQNERDLRKICGIKQSEESAGPDWVAVLSDVADMLTMNSSIIHANTDGRDWRTTNSGTTSFISNILQFPLDKANNSENAEFGDPSGSCKQSESGEPVMDRMHGILSTCLPDELVVNDSGLKKDDKEGNCNESNHQQFSIRRRCLVFEKSPGFGLHLNSLPNIPKGQSPLSKSTLSSTNRGEVPDDNKGVVTENSYEMPATFGGNEADHNSPEKKRQKFEIVEESVACKRCNCKRSKCLKLYCDCFAAGLYCIEPCSCQDCFNKPIHENVVLETRRQIESRNPLAFAPKVIRTTNGVSDSMGEINKTPASARHKRGCNCKRSSCLKKYCECFQAGVGCSLSCRCEGCKNSFGRKEGGCESESDGDNLEACEKNASEKSSHDTVISNGQEHLDLSVPSPDISRLPFAYSGKLAAFFPHSIKSSPQLCGTQEQGSSHTSSCKPKLESNLDGIPESGTPEIPKHKCFTLVSNPTSPNCKGVFSTPNHDSTSSSTKWRSRKLILRSVPSFPSFSPP is encoded by the exons atggataCACCAGATAAAACCCAGATCACTCCAACTTCTAATCTTTCCAAATTTGAg GATTCACCTGTCTTTAAGTACATTGACAGCCTTTCACCTATTGAGCTAGCCAAGTCCAGGCAAACAGATAATGGTTTCAGTTCACTAGCTTTTTTGTCCCCTTCATCTTTGTTTCCTTCCCCACAGATCACTTGCCATAGGGAATCCAGGTTTTCGGTTAAAAG GCATCATTTCTTGGAACCTTTGAACTCTAGAGTCGCTCGGAGTGGTCATGAATCTAATACTAGTGAGGGAGCTTCAAAAGTTGATGAACATTTGGGATGTCTCAATAATGATAGTTCATCCAAAGAAACTAGCAGTGATCAACTTGATAAGCAACCAAATCTAGCAACAGACTTGCCAAGAACTTTAAAATATGATTGTCGGAGTCCTGATGGTGACTTTGAGCCTTGTAATGAGATATTGAAAAAAACAAATGTGGAAGTGGCAGGACAAGAAAGATCTCCTTTCCAATGCAATAGGGATAAATGGGAAGAGAGGCAGCAGTCATTTCAAAATGAAAGAGATTTGCGTAAAATATGTGGAATTAAGCAGAGTGAAGAATCAGCAGGGCCTGACTGGGTAGCAGTTCTTTCTGATGTTGCTGATATGTTGACAATGAATTCATCTATAATACATGCAAATACTGATGGGCGGGACTGGAGAACAACAAACTCTGGGACAACCTCTTTTATATCAAATATCCTGCAGTTCCCACTAGATAAAGCCAATAATTCAGAAAATGCGGAATTTGGTGATCCTAGTGGTTCTTGCAAACAAAGTGAATCTGGAGAGCCAGTGATGGATCGGATGCACGGCATCCTGTCTACTTGTCTACCAGATGAACTAGTAGTCAATGATTCAGGTTTGAAAAAGGATGACAAGGAGGGGAACTGCAACGAGTCCAACCATCAG CAGTTCAGCATACGTCGGCGCTGTTTGGTATTTGAGAAGTCACCTGGTTTTGGTTTACACTTGAATTCTCTACCAAACATCCCAAAAG GTCAAAGTCCTCTTAGTAAATCAACTCTAAGCTCTACGAACAGGGGTGAGGTTCCTGATGACAACAAAGGTGTGGTTACAGAAAATTCTTATGAGATGCCTGCTACTTTTGGTGGCAATGAGGCTGATCATAATAGTCCTGAGAAGAAGAG GCAAAAGTTTGAAATTGTCGAGGAGAGTGTGGCATGCAAGCGATGTAACTGTAAGAGATCAAAATGCTTGAAGCT TTATTGTGATTGCTTTGCTGCTGGTCTGTATTGTATTGAGCCTTGTTCATGTCAAGATTGCTTCAACAAGCCAATTCATGAAAACGTGGTTTTAGAGACTCGCAGGCAGATTGAATCTCGCAATCCACTAGCATTTGCACCCAAAGTGATTAGAACCACAAATGGTGTTTCAGACTCCATG GGTGAAATTAACAAAACTCCGGCTTCAGCCAGGCATAAAAGAGGATGCAATTGTAAAAGATCAAGTTGCTTAAAGAAATACTGCGAGTGTTTTCAG GCTGGCGTTGGATGCTCCCTCAGCTGTAGATGTGAAGGTTGTAAAAATAGTTTTGGTCGGAAAGAAG GAGGTTGTGAATCTGAATCTGATGGGGACAACTTAGAGGCGTGCGAAAAAAATGCATCAGAGAAAAGCTCACACGACACTGTAATCAGTAACGGTCAAGAGCATCTAGACCTTTCAGTGCCTTCTCCTGATATTTCAAG GCTGCCATTTGCATACAGTGGGAAGCTTGCAGCATTTTTTCCCCATTCCATTAAATCATCTCCTCAGTTGTGCGGTACTCAAGAACAAGGTTCATCACATACTTCGTCATGTAAGCCCAAGTTGGAGTCAAATCTTGATGGAATTCCAGAAAGTGGAACTCCTGAGATTCCCAAACATAAATGCTTCACACTTGTTTCAAATCCAACATCTCCCAACTGTAAAGGAGTTTTTTCAACTCCAAATCATGATTCCACTTCTTCATCCACTAAATGGCGTAGTAGGAAGTTGATTCTGAGATCTGTCCCTTCTTTCCCATCATTTTCTCCGCCATGA
- the LOC107893594 gene encoding protein tesmin/TSO1-like CXC 3 isoform X4 yields the protein MDTPDKTQITPTSNLSKFEDSPVFKYIDSLSPIELAKSRQTDNGFSSLAFLSPSSLFPSPQITCHRESRFSVKRHHFLEPLNSRVARSGHESNTSEGASKVDEHLGCLNNDSSSKETSSDQLDKQPNLATDLPRTLKYDCRSPDGDFEPCNEILKKTNVEVAGQERSPFQCNRDKWEERQQSFQNERDLRKICGIKQSEESAGPDWVAVLSDVADMLTMNSSIIHANTDGRDWRTTNSGTTSFISNILQFPLDKANNSENAEFGDPSGSCKQSESGEPVMDRMHGILSTCLPDELVVNDSGLKKDDKEGNCNESNHQFSIRRRCLVFEKSPGFGLHLNSLPNIPKGQSPLSKSTLSSTNRGEVPDDNKGVVTENSYEMPATFGGNEADHNSPEKKRQKFEIVEESVACKRCNCKRSKCLKLYCDCFAAGLYCIEPCSCQDCFNKPIHENVVLETRRQIESRNPLAFAPKVIRTTNGVSDSMGEINKTPASARHKRGCNCKRSSCLKKYCECFQAGVGCSLSCRCEGCKNSFGRKEGGCESESDGDNLEACEKNASEKSSHDTVISNGQEHLDLSVPSPDISRDLNCGCGRVFGRVAFVAVADITDAIAVTVGIAIVIFFKFAQLIVKHSNYNYNYKNSLLMILECFLALINLY from the exons atggataCACCAGATAAAACCCAGATCACTCCAACTTCTAATCTTTCCAAATTTGAg GATTCACCTGTCTTTAAGTACATTGACAGCCTTTCACCTATTGAGCTAGCCAAGTCCAGGCAAACAGATAATGGTTTCAGTTCACTAGCTTTTTTGTCCCCTTCATCTTTGTTTCCTTCCCCACAGATCACTTGCCATAGGGAATCCAGGTTTTCGGTTAAAAG GCATCATTTCTTGGAACCTTTGAACTCTAGAGTCGCTCGGAGTGGTCATGAATCTAATACTAGTGAGGGAGCTTCAAAAGTTGATGAACATTTGGGATGTCTCAATAATGATAGTTCATCCAAAGAAACTAGCAGTGATCAACTTGATAAGCAACCAAATCTAGCAACAGACTTGCCAAGAACTTTAAAATATGATTGTCGGAGTCCTGATGGTGACTTTGAGCCTTGTAATGAGATATTGAAAAAAACAAATGTGGAAGTGGCAGGACAAGAAAGATCTCCTTTCCAATGCAATAGGGATAAATGGGAAGAGAGGCAGCAGTCATTTCAAAATGAAAGAGATTTGCGTAAAATATGTGGAATTAAGCAGAGTGAAGAATCAGCAGGGCCTGACTGGGTAGCAGTTCTTTCTGATGTTGCTGATATGTTGACAATGAATTCATCTATAATACATGCAAATACTGATGGGCGGGACTGGAGAACAACAAACTCTGGGACAACCTCTTTTATATCAAATATCCTGCAGTTCCCACTAGATAAAGCCAATAATTCAGAAAATGCGGAATTTGGTGATCCTAGTGGTTCTTGCAAACAAAGTGAATCTGGAGAGCCAGTGATGGATCGGATGCACGGCATCCTGTCTACTTGTCTACCAGATGAACTAGTAGTCAATGATTCAGGTTTGAAAAAGGATGACAAGGAGGGGAACTGCAACGAGTCCAACCATCAG TTCAGCATACGTCGGCGCTGTTTGGTATTTGAGAAGTCACCTGGTTTTGGTTTACACTTGAATTCTCTACCAAACATCCCAAAAG GTCAAAGTCCTCTTAGTAAATCAACTCTAAGCTCTACGAACAGGGGTGAGGTTCCTGATGACAACAAAGGTGTGGTTACAGAAAATTCTTATGAGATGCCTGCTACTTTTGGTGGCAATGAGGCTGATCATAATAGTCCTGAGAAGAAGAG GCAAAAGTTTGAAATTGTCGAGGAGAGTGTGGCATGCAAGCGATGTAACTGTAAGAGATCAAAATGCTTGAAGCT TTATTGTGATTGCTTTGCTGCTGGTCTGTATTGTATTGAGCCTTGTTCATGTCAAGATTGCTTCAACAAGCCAATTCATGAAAACGTGGTTTTAGAGACTCGCAGGCAGATTGAATCTCGCAATCCACTAGCATTTGCACCCAAAGTGATTAGAACCACAAATGGTGTTTCAGACTCCATG GGTGAAATTAACAAAACTCCGGCTTCAGCCAGGCATAAAAGAGGATGCAATTGTAAAAGATCAAGTTGCTTAAAGAAATACTGCGAGTGTTTTCAG GCTGGCGTTGGATGCTCCCTCAGCTGTAGATGTGAAGGTTGTAAAAATAGTTTTGGTCGGAAAGAAG GAGGTTGTGAATCTGAATCTGATGGGGACAACTTAGAGGCGTGCGAAAAAAATGCATCAGAGAAAAGCTCACACGACACTGTAATCAGTAACGGTCAAGAGCATCTAGACCTTTCAGTGCCTTCTCCTGATATTTCAAG ggatttaaattgcggttgcggtcgcgttttcggtcgcgTCGCGTTTGTCGCGGTCGCGGACATAACGGACGCTATTGCGGTCACTGTGGGTATCGCGATCGTGATTTTTTTCAAATTCGCACAACTTATTGTAAAAcatagtaattataattataattataaaaattcacttttaatgattttagAATGTTTTCTAGCACTTATAAATctttattaa